The following proteins are co-located in the Borrelia sp. A-FGy1 genome:
- a CDS encoding phage portal protein, protein MFRLKFLEKKKKSNARFSMFPLSSATEESADSLRLFEQVAEIYAGFAASRDIYNNKGDGLDVLFNKNFRAVIKHMVYKAILSGESFFHIIIADSDDASKPLRDDFSVLTQEFGQVWCAFDSKREDIHPTRVVKMSSSFLNFDSLRKSSKIMSELLAETVCFLRVNNFTFLKSATLPSVKDMTAHDLAEIKRNVDGALDAASHKMMILGREDDVSNVVRSVSPLRDAFEIIVSDITLHSGIPKEILYPVSPAGDASISNYDIFYLNIDQISRLMVAPFINQVLDKCHLESNWSFKALKPVSQKEQADIDEKHARTLGAYLDLLEKAKSLGNSNLFSEIEKQFAAYIANE, encoded by the coding sequence GTGTTTAGGCTCAAATTTTTAGAGAAAAAGAAGAAGAGTAACGCTAGGTTTTCTATGTTTCCTCTAAGCAGTGCTACGGAGGAGAGTGCAGATTCGCTAAGGCTTTTTGAGCAGGTAGCAGAAATTTATGCTGGATTTGCAGCATCAAGAGACATTTATAACAACAAGGGAGATGGTCTAGATGTTTTATTTAACAAGAACTTTAGAGCAGTAATTAAGCACATGGTATATAAGGCAATACTATCAGGTGAGAGTTTTTTTCATATAATTATTGCTGATTCAGATGATGCTAGTAAACCATTGCGGGATGACTTTTCTGTGCTAACTCAAGAATTTGGCCAAGTATGGTGTGCTTTTGATAGTAAGCGTGAAGATATTCATCCTACAAGAGTAGTAAAGATGAGCTCCTCTTTTCTAAATTTTGATTCTTTAAGAAAGAGTAGCAAAATAATGAGTGAGCTTTTAGCAGAAACTGTGTGTTTCCTGCGAGTTAATAATTTTACTTTTCTAAAATCAGCCACACTTCCATCTGTAAAAGATATGACTGCACATGATTTAGCTGAAATTAAGCGAAATGTTGATGGGGCTCTTGATGCTGCTTCTCATAAGATGATGATCCTAGGGAGAGAAGATGATGTTTCTAACGTAGTTAGATCTGTTAGTCCATTGCGGGATGCCTTTGAGATTATCGTATCAGATATAACACTTCACTCAGGAATACCTAAAGAAATCTTGTATCCAGTATCGCCTGCAGGGGATGCAAGTATTAGTAATTATGACATATTCTATCTAAACATTGATCAGATATCAAGATTAATGGTAGCTCCCTTTATCAATCAAGTACTAGATAAATGTCATCTAGAGTCAAATTGGAGCTTTAAAGCACTAAAGCCAGTTAGTCAGAAGGAGCAAGCAGACATTGATGAGAAACATGCCCGCACTCTAGGAGCATACCTAGACCTACTGGAGAAAGCCAAGTCTTTAGGTAATAGTAACCTCTTTTCTGAGATTGAAAAACAATTTGCTGCCTATATAGCAAATGAGTAG